A window of the Candidatus Bathyarchaeota archaeon genome harbors these coding sequences:
- a CDS encoding tRNA (cytidine(56)-2'-O)-methyltransferase (catalyzes the S-adenosyl-methionine-dependent 2'-O-ribose methylation of C56 in tRNA transcripts), translating to MPEVIVLRWGHRLRDKRLTTHVALTARALGASKLILADVRDEKIKEKIESVTKNWGGHFIFEMGVPWKQAVRDWKKKKGLVVHLTAYGENIQTSDTLQRIKATGKDVLVIVGSQKVPSEFFSKKVSDFNVAVGNQPHSECSSLAVFLDRFFEGEELSKEFERPKIRIFPQRHGKKMVKFDDSEPLW from the coding sequence TTGCCGGAAGTTATTGTTTTGAGGTGGGGGCATCGCCTCAGAGACAAAAGACTCACCACCCATGTTGCTTTAACAGCCCGTGCCCTAGGTGCTTCAAAGCTGATTCTTGCAGACGTCCGCGATGAAAAAATTAAAGAAAAAATTGAAAGCGTAACAAAAAATTGGGGTGGACATTTCATCTTTGAAATGGGAGTGCCATGGAAACAGGCTGTAAGGGATTGGAAAAAGAAAAAGGGTCTCGTGGTTCATCTCACCGCTTATGGAGAAAATATTCAGACGAGTGATACCCTGCAACGCATTAAGGCTACAGGAAAAGACGTGTTAGTCATAGTTGGCAGTCAAAAGGTTCCTTCAGAATTTTTTTCCAAAAAAGTTTCCGACTTTAATGTAGCTGTTGGAAATCAGCCTCATTCTGAGTGTTCAAGCTTAGCCGTTTTTCTTGACCGTTTTTTCGAAGGTGAAGAGCTGTCAAAAGAATTTGAGAGACCGAAAATAAGAATATTTCCTCAGAGACATGGAAAGAAAATGGTTAAATTTGACGATTCTGAGCCCCTTTGGTAA
- a CDS encoding PH domain-containing protein, with the protein MTVEREFGADSDLKTLYQVYLAIVLFGGFLWWMIPVVAFVMLSFEMQIRVVAAALSSFVPLLIVVGFVLYWIPKFHSSIHYVLEDDKITVTKGVWWKTKSFVPYNRITNVNIYQGPVSRHFGLGKLSIQTAGFSGTTSSGGKVAEAVILGIKNFEEVKDIVMKFVKGMKPEAVEAEAEIKPSKDINQQILSELRKIRKAVEK; encoded by the coding sequence ATGACTGTAGAAAGAGAATTCGGAGCAGACTCAGACCTTAAAACACTCTATCAGGTTTATCTCGCGATCGTGTTGTTCGGCGGCTTTCTTTGGTGGATGATTCCAGTTGTTGCATTTGTCATGCTTTCATTTGAGATGCAGATTAGAGTTGTGGCTGCCGCTCTATCATCTTTTGTGCCACTTCTTATCGTTGTCGGGTTCGTTCTATACTGGATTCCTAAATTTCATTCTTCAATACACTACGTCCTTGAAGACGACAAAATCACAGTTACAAAGGGAGTATGGTGGAAGACAAAAAGCTTCGTGCCCTACAACCGCATAACTAACGTTAACATTTATCAAGGTCCAGTTTCCAGGCATTTTGGATTGGGTAAACTCTCAATACAGACTGCAGGTTTCTCTGGAACAACCAGTAGCGGTGGAAAAGTCGCAGAAGCAGTAATTCTAGGCATAAAGAATTTCGAAGAAGTAAAAGACATTGTAATGAAGTTTGTCAAAGGAATGAAGCCAGAAGCAGTAGAAGCAGAAGCGGAAATCAAACCTTCAAAGGATATAAACCAGCAAATTCTCTCAGAGCTGCGCAAAATAAGGAAAGCTGTAGAAAAATAG
- the pyrB gene encoding aspartate carbamoyltransferase codes for MKFKGRDIISIKDFTRKEIDYILKTAEAIEPLAKSGSDMLHGKMLATLFFEPSTRTRLSFEAAMHKLGGSAIGFAKPEISSVKKGENLADTIRVVENYADVIALRHPLEGAARLAAEFAQIPIINAGSGAEEHPTQALLDLYTILKEKNQIDRLNIALVGDLRYGRTVHSLAYALSLYDVKLHLISPELLRMRREVLEAIRKKIEVAEKTDMEEALPEIDVLYVTRIQKERFADMAEYAKVKGAYKIDCDVLENVKKDLVIMHPLPRVDEIADEVDATPHARYFQQVWNGIVVRMALLALILGTTE; via the coding sequence TTGAAATTCAAGGGCCGAGACATAATCTCCATCAAAGACTTCACCCGAAAAGAAATCGACTACATATTAAAAACCGCAGAAGCAATAGAACCCCTCGCGAAAAGTGGCTCAGACATGCTTCACGGAAAGATGCTAGCAACCCTCTTCTTTGAACCAAGCACACGAACCCGACTAAGCTTCGAAGCAGCAATGCACAAACTCGGAGGCTCCGCAATAGGCTTCGCCAAACCAGAAATATCCTCAGTCAAGAAAGGAGAAAACCTTGCTGATACCATCCGCGTTGTCGAAAACTACGCCGACGTCATCGCACTGCGACATCCGCTAGAAGGAGCAGCTCGACTCGCAGCCGAATTCGCCCAAATCCCAATAATCAACGCAGGATCAGGTGCAGAAGAACACCCAACGCAAGCCTTACTAGATTTGTACACAATCTTAAAGGAAAAGAATCAAATCGACAGGCTTAACATCGCCTTAGTAGGCGACCTACGTTACGGACGCACCGTTCACTCCCTTGCATACGCACTTTCACTTTACGATGTCAAGTTACATCTGATATCGCCTGAGCTTCTTCGAATGCGAAGAGAAGTATTAGAGGCCATTAGGAAAAAAATAGAAGTGGCGGAAAAAACGGACATGGAAGAAGCCTTACCCGAAATAGATGTACTCTACGTGACACGAATTCAGAAGGAACGATTTGCAGACATGGCTGAATACGCAAAGGTAAAAGGCGCCTACAAAATCGATTGTGATGTGCTAGAAAACGTGAAGAAAGATTTGGTCATCATGCATCCACTTCCGAGAGTTGATGAAATAGCCGACGAAGTGGACGCAACACCACACGCCCGGTATTTCCAGCAGGTCTGGAACGGCATCGTCGTAAGAATGGCGCTCTTAGCACTTATTCTAGGCACAACGGAATGA
- a CDS encoding pseudouridine synthase — MCDKSGDLQKIRSIADYQFGKSVGEKLFPDNVKIVYSKRTGRIRYVYLRKKRLATLRPTNGLFSIAIAGAKRIMDRMDSPRLWVRVQEEAVSFVAKGRSVFAKHVVDADDEIRPQEEVIVINAKSEVLAVGRALLTGEEMKAFKRGVAVRVRRGVEEES, encoded by the coding sequence ATGTGTGATAAATCTGGTGATCTTCAAAAGATTAGGAGTATAGCGGATTATCAGTTTGGGAAGAGTGTTGGAGAGAAACTCTTTCCAGATAATGTTAAGATCGTCTATTCCAAGAGGACGGGAAGAATACGATATGTGTATTTGAGAAAGAAGCGGTTAGCCACTTTGCGACCCACCAATGGCCTTTTTTCTATAGCTATTGCGGGGGCTAAAAGGATAATGGATCGTATGGATTCTCCGCGGTTGTGGGTTCGAGTTCAAGAAGAAGCCGTGTCGTTCGTTGCTAAAGGCAGGAGTGTCTTTGCCAAGCATGTAGTTGACGCTGATGATGAGATTCGTCCTCAAGAGGAAGTTATTGTTATAAATGCGAAGAGCGAAGTGTTGGCGGTTGGGAGAGCTTTGCTCACTGGAGAGGAGATGAAAGCGTTCAAGCGAGGCGTGGCGGTGAGGGTGCGGAGGGGTGTTGAGGAAGAAAGTTAA
- a CDS encoding DUF116 domain-containing protein: MGVDEKQLLQLYVDTKNNASKKKFATASYSERILLLPQCLHSRDCHAELKEYGYECVECGKCGIPEITHQAKKPSYKDVFIILGGCVATKILSKGKPKACLGVSCLKELVLGSFVCEKLGVAAQGIALLRDGCVETAVNWKKVNNVLRLNLTLHK; the protein is encoded by the coding sequence ATGGGAGTAGACGAGAAACAGCTGCTTCAGCTTTACGTAGACACAAAAAACAATGCTTCCAAAAAGAAGTTCGCAACCGCATCATATTCAGAAAGAATCTTGCTACTGCCTCAGTGTCTACATTCACGAGACTGCCACGCAGAACTAAAAGAATATGGCTATGAATGCGTAGAATGCGGAAAATGTGGCATACCGGAGATAACTCATCAAGCCAAGAAGCCAAGCTACAAAGACGTATTCATCATACTTGGAGGATGTGTGGCTACAAAAATTCTTAGCAAAGGAAAACCGAAAGCTTGCCTAGGCGTATCCTGCCTAAAAGAACTTGTACTCGGAAGCTTCGTCTGTGAAAAACTCGGAGTTGCAGCCCAAGGCATCGCTCTGCTCCGAGACGGCTGCGTTGAGACAGCGGTAAACTGGAAAAAAGTAAACAATGTTCTACGCCTAAACCTGACATTACATAAATGA
- a CDS encoding TIGR00295 family protein, translating into MALKLLSQSGCSHAVIRHCKAVAALAIQIAKACEKRELNVDVQLVHIGALLHDIGRSRTHSVDHAIIGADIARSLGLPNSIISIIEHHAGGGITVSEARKRGWPIKSYFPQTLEEKIVTYADKLIEGCRRVSIERTIRKESRKLGKTHPSVKGIQKLHEEFSSLIGDL; encoded by the coding sequence ATGGCGCTGAAACTTCTTTCTCAGAGTGGATGTTCCCACGCGGTTATAAGGCACTGCAAAGCGGTCGCGGCGCTTGCCATACAAATCGCCAAAGCCTGTGAGAAGAGGGAGCTAAATGTCGATGTGCAACTTGTTCATATCGGCGCTCTTCTACATGATATTGGGCGTTCAAGAACGCATAGTGTTGATCATGCGATTATAGGTGCAGATATAGCTAGGTCACTAGGTTTACCCAACTCTATTATATCCATCATTGAACACCACGCGGGAGGTGGAATAACCGTTAGCGAAGCGAGAAAACGGGGTTGGCCGATCAAAAGCTACTTTCCACAAACTCTTGAAGAAAAAATTGTAACCTACGCCGACAAGCTAATCGAGGGGTGTCGAAGGGTGTCAATTGAACGAACCATTAGAAAAGAGTCGAGAAAGTTGGGCAAGACACACCCTTCTGTTAAAGGGATACAAAAACTGCATGAAGAGTTTTCATCTTTGATTGGGGATCTTTGA
- a CDS encoding N-acetyltransferase, with protein MHQPFRKYRKRREYLEAAIPKGFHKKLLIFQVQVVGQIEYAPAEACGYPITGDDIIVMNCIWVLRTAKGRNLGKQLLTDMIQSEKKAVGFATIGLENHWSPWFKKWQMEKLGFKSLDSVKVMHKTKHKGERFRIHLMWLPTTKNANPPTWDKSKLLEGEDFCLAHPLYHPGKPKLKEILEKC; from the coding sequence TTGCACCAACCTTTCAGAAAATACAGGAAGAGACGTGAATACTTAGAGGCTGCTATCCCTAAAGGTTTTCACAAAAAACTTTTGATTTTCCAAGTGCAAGTTGTTGGTCAAATCGAATATGCACCAGCAGAAGCGTGCGGTTACCCTATCACTGGCGATGACATCATTGTGATGAACTGTATTTGGGTGTTGAGAACAGCGAAAGGACGCAACCTTGGAAAGCAACTACTGACTGATATGATACAAAGCGAAAAGAAAGCGGTCGGCTTCGCCACAATAGGTTTAGAAAACCATTGGAGCCCATGGTTCAAAAAATGGCAGATGGAAAAACTTGGCTTCAAATCACTCGACTCAGTGAAAGTGATGCATAAAACAAAACACAAGGGAGAACGCTTCAGAATACACCTTATGTGGTTACCAACAACCAAAAACGCAAACCCGCCTACGTGGGACAAGTCAAAACTCCTAGAAGGCGAAGACTTCTGCCTCGCTCACCCACTCTACCACCCAGGAAAACCAAAACTAAAAGAAATACTTGAAAAATGCTAA
- a CDS encoding DUF2110 family protein, with amino-acid sequence MPTVTLLQKVYGPFSSKAFEPVFSSLCRGLRVKLEVVGKTDRGWIKTEVSGEDEGVALRLLDKEMGLAPTFIDKLKKFSVVRGRVSSSGESEEELYVDIGVFSPQTCDAVIPLESLQAQLADGKKLSLLQLTELFCFCDNMPMSVKVVKDIDIESKHVEAELSEAHLSQITRWARSNLDRLIVLGAPLAKVEHAIRASKHARDIIRIEPLGLLEHAVLCKLGTDAKGILPKLGSLLPDATLEPFSSRKIRGLVGSFM; translated from the coding sequence ATGCCTACGGTTACGTTGCTTCAAAAGGTGTATGGTCCTTTCTCCTCTAAAGCGTTTGAACCCGTATTTTCGTCTCTATGCAGAGGACTTAGAGTTAAGTTAGAGGTCGTTGGTAAGACAGATCGCGGGTGGATTAAGACAGAGGTCTCTGGCGAAGATGAAGGCGTGGCATTACGTTTACTCGATAAGGAAATGGGGTTGGCACCGACCTTTATTGATAAGTTGAAAAAATTTTCTGTTGTAAGAGGGAGGGTTTCTTCTTCTGGTGAGAGCGAAGAGGAGCTTTATGTGGATATAGGTGTTTTTTCTCCTCAAACTTGTGACGCTGTAATTCCACTAGAAAGCTTGCAGGCTCAGCTTGCTGATGGGAAAAAGCTTTCGCTTCTGCAACTAACTGAACTTTTTTGTTTCTGTGACAACATGCCCATGAGCGTTAAAGTTGTTAAGGATATAGACATTGAAAGTAAACATGTCGAAGCTGAGTTGTCAGAGGCACACCTCTCCCAGATTACACGTTGGGCACGTTCTAATCTTGATAGGTTGATTGTTTTAGGCGCGCCCTTGGCAAAGGTTGAACATGCAATAAGGGCGTCGAAACATGCTCGTGACATCATTAGAATTGAACCATTAGGACTGCTTGAACATGCTGTTTTGTGCAAATTGGGGACAGATGCTAAAGGGATTCTACCAAAACTGGGATCTCTTCTTCCTGACGCTACTCTTGAACCGTTTAGCTCAAGGAAAATACGGGGATTAGTTGGCTCATTTATGTAA
- a CDS encoding transcription factor encodes MPCEQRIPMLSFLDEKTLTKVAEVFGNEEAIRIIDVLKGVKEITDDQIANKTEIRLNIVRKILYRFYDRSLVALRRSRDQNTGWFIFHWRLQPDQLEGFILNQKRHVLEKLQTRLGYEKDHDFYYCSTPGCKKIPFEDAMELVFRCPTCNKLLMHYENGKIIKVLAEKVEQLRKELSE; translated from the coding sequence ATGCCTTGTGAGCAGAGGATTCCAATGCTGTCATTTCTGGACGAAAAAACACTGACAAAAGTTGCGGAAGTATTTGGTAACGAAGAGGCTATTAGGATCATCGATGTCCTTAAAGGGGTTAAAGAAATTACAGATGATCAAATCGCAAACAAAACAGAAATACGGCTCAATATCGTCCGTAAAATTCTCTACAGATTCTATGACCGTTCTCTCGTAGCTTTAAGAAGGTCCCGAGACCAAAATACAGGCTGGTTCATTTTTCACTGGAGGCTTCAACCAGATCAGCTTGAAGGCTTCATTTTGAATCAGAAACGGCATGTTCTCGAAAAACTACAAACTAGACTTGGCTACGAAAAAGATCATGACTTTTACTACTGTTCCACGCCGGGGTGTAAGAAAATTCCCTTCGAAGACGCCATGGAACTTGTTTTCCGATGTCCCACATGCAACAAACTGTTGATGCATTATGAAAATGGCAAAATTATCAAGGTTTTAGCTGAGAAGGTTGAGCAGTTGAGGAAGGAATTAAGTGAATGA
- a CDS encoding TIGR00270 family protein gives MIKQFGVTAIVRCEVCGRRIRGKPFKAMIEGAKMIVCGGCAKLGSVHWEAQPVRRIKRPAKILKPVKLSIKKPSTPSLIETLEVVEDFGARIRKARRELELSHEDLGRKIGEKVSVLRKIESGKMTPDHALAEKLGHTLKIKLLVPPSEPKAPSTVSSSPREITLGELIHLKKKEATKERKSL, from the coding sequence CTGATAAAACAGTTTGGGGTGACCGCCATAGTCCGATGCGAAGTCTGCGGCCGCAGAATCAGAGGCAAACCATTCAAGGCAATGATTGAAGGAGCCAAGATGATCGTCTGCGGAGGCTGCGCCAAACTAGGATCAGTCCACTGGGAAGCACAGCCTGTACGTCGCATAAAAAGACCAGCTAAAATACTCAAACCGGTCAAGCTTTCTATCAAAAAACCGTCAACGCCTTCACTTATCGAAACCCTAGAAGTTGTAGAGGACTTTGGTGCACGCATAAGAAAAGCAAGACGAGAATTAGAACTAAGCCATGAAGATTTGGGAAGAAAAATCGGAGAAAAAGTTTCAGTTCTTCGGAAAATTGAAAGCGGAAAGATGACTCCAGACCATGCGCTCGCAGAGAAACTGGGACACACACTCAAGATAAAACTACTCGTTCCACCTTCAGAACCCAAGGCTCCATCAACGGTTTCATCTTCACCTCGAGAGATCACTCTTGGAGAATTGATTCATCTAAAGAAAAAGGAGGCAACAAAAGAACGAAAGTCCTTATAA
- a CDS encoding GrpB family protein: MIFQINYKVETFIAFFCSEFSEMSRPVKIVDYDSRWPILYEKEKRLILDVIEHIIVRIEHIGSTAVPGLGAKPTVDIMVAVNHLKDAEQCIEPLQRIGYEYVPEFEDSMPERRYFRKGHPPEEQHYHLHMVELTSDFWKRHLLFRDYLRTHPQVAQEYHELKKSLAVKYGSDREGYTDAKTSFIELVAKAKAERKTQ, encoded by the coding sequence ATGATTTTTCAAATTAATTATAAAGTAGAAACTTTTATTGCCTTTTTCTGTTCAGAGTTTAGCGAAATGAGCCGACCAGTTAAGATTGTGGACTATGACTCTAGATGGCCTATATTGTATGAGAAGGAAAAACGTCTGATTCTAGATGTTATAGAACACATAATTGTGAGAATTGAACACATAGGAAGCACCGCTGTTCCGGGCTTAGGAGCAAAACCAACTGTCGATATTATGGTTGCTGTTAATCATCTCAAAGACGCTGAGCAGTGTATTGAACCTCTGCAAAGAATTGGCTATGAATACGTTCCTGAGTTCGAAGATTCAATGCCGGAAAGACGCTATTTCCGCAAAGGTCATCCTCCAGAGGAACAGCACTATCATTTACATATGGTTGAACTGACAAGTGATTTCTGGAAGAGACATTTGCTGTTTCGTGATTACCTTCGCACTCATCCACAAGTAGCTCAAGAGTATCATGAATTGAAGAAGTCGTTAGCTGTTAAGTACGGTTCAGATCGAGAAGGCTATACTGATGCTAAAACATCTTTTATTGAATTAGTCGCCAAAGCAAAAGCTGAAAGAAAAACCCAGTGA
- a CDS encoding aspartate carbamoyltransferase regulatory subunit, with amino-acid sequence MTRKTLWVSKIKDGTVIDHITSGHALDVIRILGITGHAKGVVTVAMNVPSKNLGVKDMVKVEGRELNSREVDKIALLAPHASINIIRDYKVVEKQRVKLPSVIRGIVRCANPSCISNSDEPVEAKFYVDCGEPLCLRCHYCGCVMEKEDILKQF; translated from the coding sequence ATGACTAGAAAGACTTTGTGGGTGTCGAAGATTAAGGATGGTACGGTGATTGATCATATTACGAGTGGTCATGCGTTGGATGTCATTAGGATTTTGGGGATTACTGGTCATGCGAAGGGTGTTGTTACGGTGGCGATGAATGTTCCGAGTAAGAATCTTGGTGTGAAGGATATGGTTAAGGTTGAGGGTAGGGAGTTGAATTCTAGGGAGGTTGATAAGATTGCGTTGTTGGCTCCGCATGCTTCGATTAATATTATTCGGGATTATAAGGTTGTGGAGAAGCAGCGGGTTAAGTTGCCTTCTGTTATTCGTGGGATTGTGCGGTGTGCGAATCCTTCGTGTATTTCTAATAGTGATGAGCCTGTGGAGGCGAAGTTCTATGTGGATTGTGGAGAGCCTTTGTGTTTGAGGTGCCATTATTGTGGTTGTGTTATGGAGAAGGAGGATATTCTTAAACAGTTTTAG
- a CDS encoding N(G),N(G)-dimethylarginine dimethylaminohydrolase, with amino-acid sequence MNAASAKYAIVRPVPDSYDQCVRTKNEKIDVDSAKRQHAKYCKALQKSGLELVWIEGDNNLPDSCFVEDTAVILGEKAVICNMSIKSRANEVVEVAKVLEKLKETHYIKPPATIDGGDVLKIEDRVFVGLSTRTNLQAIVQLKKILENSNFEIVPVKIHNVLHLKSACTYLGDNYVILSKGHFDTEILRDYKKIVVPEREEYATDCLAINGTILMAKGYSKTKKLIEKEGFPVKELDTSEFRKGDGALTCLSIIW; translated from the coding sequence ATGAATGCAGCTTCAGCTAAATATGCCATTGTTCGACCTGTACCTGATTCATATGATCAGTGTGTACGGACGAAAAATGAAAAGATAGACGTTGATTCCGCAAAGAGACAACATGCAAAATACTGCAAGGCTTTACAGAAGTCAGGACTAGAACTTGTCTGGATAGAAGGCGACAATAATCTTCCAGATAGCTGCTTTGTAGAAGACACAGCCGTGATACTCGGGGAAAAAGCCGTAATCTGCAATATGAGCATAAAATCACGAGCTAACGAAGTAGTTGAAGTCGCCAAAGTTCTGGAAAAACTAAAAGAAACGCATTATATCAAACCGCCAGCAACCATTGATGGCGGAGACGTTCTTAAAATTGAAGACAGAGTTTTCGTAGGCCTCTCAACTCGAACTAATTTGCAAGCCATAGTGCAGCTTAAGAAGATTCTGGAAAACAGCAACTTTGAGATAGTTCCAGTAAAGATCCACAACGTGCTTCATCTAAAGTCTGCGTGCACTTATCTCGGAGATAACTATGTCATACTTTCAAAGGGACACTTTGACACGGAAATTCTGCGAGACTACAAGAAAATTGTGGTTCCAGAAAGAGAGGAATACGCTACAGACTGTCTTGCCATAAACGGAACAATCTTGATGGCGAAGGGCTACTCGAAGACGAAGAAACTCATAGAAAAGGAAGGTTTTCCGGTTAAGGAATTAGACACCTCAGAATTCCGTAAAGGAGATGGTGCTCTGACATGCCTATCAATAATATGGTAA
- the eif1A gene encoding translation initiation factor eIF-1A produces the protein MGRRKVKSEEEIKKMMLPVANDVLGIAEKMLGYDRIMVKCQDGHERLCRIRGKMKRRAWIRLRDIVLVSPWDFQSDKRGDIIWRYKRNQAEWLRRKGYLKI, from the coding sequence TTGGGAAGAAGGAAGGTCAAAAGCGAGGAAGAAATCAAGAAAATGATGTTGCCTGTAGCCAACGATGTTCTAGGCATAGCAGAGAAAATGCTGGGGTATGATAGGATTATGGTGAAATGTCAAGACGGTCATGAACGTCTCTGCAGAATACGTGGAAAGATGAAGAGAAGAGCGTGGATAAGGCTGAGAGACATCGTTCTAGTCTCACCTTGGGACTTCCAATCCGACAAGCGAGGCGACATCATATGGCGATACAAAAGAAACCAAGCCGAATGGCTAAGAAGAAAGGGATACCTGAAGATCTAA
- the hflX gene encoding GTPase HflX produces the protein MNGFIFTSRDHSWRIDSSKEKGGNKRTKVLIIQRRLRSEPSSLDELQSLAESAGYTVVDSLEQVTKPNPRYQIGRGKVEELAELITQNNIEKTIFDNELKPVQAYNLAKETGVEAIDRFQLILEIFAQRASTSEAKLQIQLAKLRYELPRAKERVKLARMSEQPGFMGLGKYEVDIYYETTRRGIHYVEEKLKKIRRKRRLHRARRLELGFSSVSLAGYTNAGKSLLFNALAEETVSVDTGLFTTVSTTTRVVNISKKKILLTDTVGFIDRLPLTLIEAFQSTLEETMFSDLILLVVDVSESLEMIERKLSCCLDTIQKIGATGVPVITALNKIDLLSADEIQRRTEAVKDVAPNPVPISALYKTNTQLLKQEMLPYLKNYVQASFSLPVTDESMSFLSWLFNHSDVHHVKYEGDSMNVVFESSPWFAEKVKGKVEQFGGAFSTDVSS, from the coding sequence ATCAACGGTTTCATCTTCACCTCGAGAGATCACTCTTGGAGAATTGATTCATCTAAAGAAAAAGGAGGCAACAAAAGAACGAAAGTCCTTATAATCCAGCGTAGACTCCGATCCGAACCCTCCAGCCTAGACGAGCTTCAAAGCCTCGCTGAGTCGGCAGGCTACACGGTTGTCGACTCACTCGAACAAGTCACCAAACCGAATCCTCGCTATCAGATTGGTAGGGGCAAAGTAGAAGAACTTGCTGAGTTGATTACTCAAAACAATATCGAAAAAACGATATTTGACAATGAACTGAAGCCAGTTCAAGCCTACAACCTAGCTAAGGAAACCGGCGTGGAAGCCATCGACCGTTTTCAACTCATCCTCGAAATTTTTGCCCAAAGAGCCTCAACCTCAGAAGCCAAGCTTCAAATCCAACTAGCAAAGTTGCGATATGAGTTGCCTCGTGCAAAAGAAAGGGTAAAATTAGCTAGGATGAGCGAGCAGCCGGGTTTTATGGGGCTGGGGAAATATGAAGTAGACATTTACTACGAAACCACAAGGCGGGGAATCCATTACGTAGAAGAAAAACTGAAGAAAATACGAAGGAAGCGTCGTTTGCACCGTGCTCGCAGGCTCGAATTAGGGTTCTCCTCAGTTTCCTTAGCGGGATACACTAACGCGGGCAAGAGTTTACTCTTTAATGCTCTCGCAGAGGAGACGGTTTCCGTTGACACAGGCTTATTCACCACCGTTTCTACTACAACCCGGGTGGTAAACATTTCAAAGAAGAAGATTTTGTTAACAGACACGGTTGGATTCATTGATCGTTTACCTCTAACGCTTATAGAAGCGTTCCAGTCGACTCTTGAAGAAACCATGTTCTCGGATTTGATTCTTTTAGTTGTTGACGTAAGTGAGTCTCTTGAAATGATTGAAAGAAAACTTTCTTGCTGTCTTGACACAATTCAGAAGATAGGGGCAACAGGAGTCCCTGTCATAACAGCGCTTAATAAGATTGATTTGCTGTCAGCAGACGAAATACAACGTCGAACTGAAGCTGTAAAGGATGTTGCACCTAATCCTGTACCTATCTCGGCACTTTATAAGACCAACACTCAACTGCTCAAACAAGAAATGTTGCCCTACCTTAAGAATTATGTTCAAGCATCCTTTTCGCTTCCCGTAACCGATGAATCAATGTCATTTCTTTCATGGCTTTTTAACCACAGCGACGTACATCACGTCAAATATGAGGGTGACAGCATGAACGTTGTTTTTGAGTCTAGTCCATGGTTTGCAGAAAAAGTTAAAGGAAAGGTGGAGCAATTTGGCGGAGCGTTTTCGACAGATGTTTCAAGTTAA
- a CDS encoding C_GCAxxG_C_C family protein has translation MENMNDIVDKASSYFKSGYNCAESTLLAIAKDALKINSDLIPKIATGFGGGISRQGYVCGAASGAIMGFGLKYGRNSPEELRAHTYNPVVEFLKQFQKKFGSILCKELSGCDLSTIEGIRKFREKNVHKQVCSHFVNGAIEIFMSLIDEP, from the coding sequence ATGGAAAACATGAATGATATAGTTGATAAGGCCTCATCTTATTTCAAAAGCGGCTACAATTGTGCAGAGAGTACGCTTTTGGCAATAGCCAAGGACGCTTTAAAGATAAATAGTGATCTGATACCAAAAATCGCCACAGGTTTCGGAGGTGGTATTTCGAGACAAGGATATGTTTGTGGAGCAGCAAGCGGTGCCATCATGGGTTTTGGCTTGAAATACGGTAGAAACAGTCCAGAGGAACTGAGAGCACACACATACAATCCCGTAGTAGAATTCCTCAAGCAATTTCAAAAGAAGTTTGGAAGCATTCTCTGCAAAGAACTGTCAGGATGTGATCTCTCCACGATAGAGGGCATAAGAAAATTCAGAGAGAAGAACGTGCATAAACAAGTATGTAGTCACTTTGTCAATGGTGCAATAGAAATTTTCATGAGTTTAATTGATGAGCCTTAG
- a CDS encoding TIGR04076 family protein codes for MLSLVICMPYVVEVTVKSQKGKCAFGHKVGDKIVFDGRSVRGDICYSALMVLLPKIYAMRYGVEFPWSEDGDAIFNACPDPENPVVFEIRRIRK; via the coding sequence ATGTTGAGCTTGGTGATTTGCATGCCATATGTTGTTGAAGTTACCGTAAAGAGTCAAAAGGGAAAATGTGCGTTTGGACATAAAGTAGGCGATAAAATTGTTTTCGATGGTAGATCGGTTAGAGGAGATATATGCTATAGTGCGCTTATGGTTCTGTTGCCAAAGATTTACGCTATGCGCTACGGAGTAGAGTTCCCATGGAGCGAAGATGGAGACGCAATATTTAATGCTTGCCCGGATCCAGAGAACCCTGTCGTATTCGAAATCCGACGTATTAGGAAATAG